The Synergistes jonesii DNA segment CGCGAGGGCGTGGTCGTCATGTCTTGGCGGCAACGGTATGTCGTTGGCTAGCATTTCAATGACGTCGAGCAAAAGCGTATGATCTTTTCTCTGGCGTTTTGCGGCTTTAAAGTCTTTTTTGAATTGTTGCTGCCAGATGACGGCGTATTTATTAGTCATCGGATTCCAGCTCCGCTATTATTTCTTCCATTGAGTGATAAGTTTTAGCATCGGGGTCGCGTGCCAGACGCCACGCTTCTTCCATGGCTTCAAGTGTCTCATTGCTGAACCTGCGCCGCACGGAACATGGGAAACTGCCGGCGCCGATGGATTCGCGGAGGAAGACGTTCACGGCGAAGGCTGTGGTGAGGCCTCAATCACGGCAAGTCTGATCGGCCATCTGTTTTATTTCGGGCTCCACTCTTATATGAAGTATTTCTGTTTTAGGCATTTTCATCCCTCGCTTTATGCGTGTTGGTTTGTATATGAATTGTATCATAAACGTTATATTTTCTCAACAGACTATAGACGATTTTTGTTGTTGTTCTGTGATAATGTCACCCTCTAATCGTTCTGAGATAATGTCACTATGAGGCAGATCATGATGAGTATGACAAACGATGAAGCGAGAAGGGTAAGGATTATAGGAGCCGCGTCATCAGGCTTAGTGACTAATGGGGAGGCATCTGAACAGCTTGGTATTTCTATAAGACAAATCATAAGGCTAAAAGCCAGCTTTGCCAGAAACGGCGCAAGGGGGATGGTGCATGGAAACGCGGGACGGAAGCCGAGGCACGCTCTTTCAGATGAGGTTAAAACGAGGATTGTCGAGCTGTTTGAGGGGAAGTATTTTGACTATAATTTCTCTCATTTCACTGAACGCCTGAACGAAGCGGAGGGAATGTCTGTGAGCCGTTCTTCGGTGTTCCGTGTGCTTAAAGGAGCTGGTATAAAGAGCAAGAAGGCAGTGAAGCATAAAGCAAAACAGCACCGGCCGTGTCCAAGGAAGACGACCGCCGGTATTATGTGGCAGACCGATGCAAGCAGACACAA contains these protein-coding regions:
- a CDS encoding type II toxin-antitoxin system RelE/ParE family toxin: MTNKYAVIWQQQFKKDFKAAKRQRKDHTLLLDVIEMLANDIPLPPRHDDHALA